Below is a genomic region from Methanosphaera sp. ISO3-F5.
GGTTTCAAGGATTTTCATGTGTCATAGGTTTCGATTGGCATTCCTCTGGAACAACAACAACTACTTGTGGAGCATTACGTGCTAGTTTAAATCCTGAGGAACATGGAATAGCAGTATTAGGTGGAAAAGGAAAAAATTCCCTAAAAACACCTAAACAAATAATGGAAGTTACAGATACTTTTAATATTTCAGAAAAAGATAAGGATAATCTTATTAAATCATCTAAATTGTCTGCGAAAATTGATAATTCATGTATTCAGGATAATTATACATTATATCAGCATAATTTTTTCTTAACAGAAAATGGTTCATGGGCTGTAGTACAACAAGGTATGAATTTATCTAACAAATATGCGAGAAGATATCATTGGATGAATAGTAATTTGGATGATTTCTTAAAAGATCCACATACGGCAATTGAGTGTGATAAGAAGAATGATGAAACATTGAATATGGCCTCAAAGAAGAGTGAAGAAGTGCAAAAAATTAGTGTGGATTTAATTAATGATAATCCTGAACATTTAAGAACATATTTCAGAAGAAAAGATCCTAAGCAAACGTTATTGTCTGATTATTTTGATTTTGGCAGTGATGAATCTGATCCTACTGGTTTTTTAAAACAGAAATCATTTACTATGCCTAATCATCATGAAGTATTGGATATGGATTTGAGTGATCATGACTTTAAAGTTTTAAAAAATGCTTATGAATTACAACCTGGTGATTATAAAGAGTTAATTTCTTTAAAGGGTATTGGTCCTAAGAAGATTAGGGCGCTTGCATTAATTAGTGATTTGGTTTATGGTAAGGAAGCTAGTTGGGAGGATCCTGTTAAATATAGTTTTGCTCATGGGGGTAAGGATGGTTTTCCTTATCCTGTGGATAAAGAGGTTTATGATTATTCTATTGAAACTATTAAAGATTCATTAAAGCAGTCAAAACTGGATAGTAAGGAAAAATATGATGCTATTAAAAGATTAAATAAGTATATTCATTGAATGAAAAATA
It encodes:
- a CDS encoding DUF763 domain-containing protein, with protein sequence MQRKGITNLPLHTDHTPPWLWKRMVKLSGALTEVILEEYGHEEFLNRISNPYWFQGFSCVIGFDWHSSGTTTTTCGALRASLNPEEHGIAVLGGKGKNSLKTPKQIMEVTDTFNISEKDKDNLIKSSKLSAKIDNSCIQDNYTLYQHNFFLTENGSWAVVQQGMNLSNKYARRYHWMNSNLDDFLKDPHTAIECDKKNDETLNMASKKSEEVQKISVDLINDNPEHLRTYFRRKDPKQTLLSDYFDFGSDESDPTGFLKQKSFTMPNHHEVLDMDLSDHDFKVLKNAYELQPGDYKELISLKGIGPKKIRALALISDLVYGKEASWEDPVKYSFAHGGKDGFPYPVDKEVYDYSIETIKDSLKQSKLDSKEKYDAIKRLNKYIH